In Aspergillus flavus chromosome 3, complete sequence, one genomic interval encodes:
- a CDS encoding sphingomyelin phosphodiesterase (acid sphingomyelinase, putative) yields the protein MRPAFFLAALASLASTHANPEADLAGSIWDDFKGAVTCAGCEGLLGALKLVAGLGQSALEHVVTDACKLAGIEDDDVCEGAIKEEGAAVYYALKNLKVGSHTSKTFCSSIAGLCDYPDVRPYNLTFPVAKSSVTRPPPSGQSPIRVAHISDTHVDLQYTPGANAQCTKPICCRSFTPEDAPGNASSPCGLWGDHHCDPPLRLEDSMMDAIAALNPTFSIYTGDVPPHDIWLVNQSSVLQSFNSTYSNLGKLGVVYAALGNHDAAPVNLFPSDKVPPSHNPQWAYDALASDWSNLVEGSPSSTTKHGSYSIIHPNSNLRIISYNSVFYYKYNFYAFQEPMEYDPDNQLHWLISELQAAETAGQRVWMIAHIPTGNTDTLHDYSHYLDQIINRYSASIAALFFGHTHTDLFQISYTNYTARTADSATAIGYVTPSMTPDSGAPAFRIYDIDPVTFAVLDYTVYTADINSTDSPNTPPKWVKYYSAKEAYGSLLTPPVTDPNVEMTPSFWHKVTAQMEKDDSVFQAWWSRTTRGYNVTECTGECAKNKICSLRGGDAQFNCEGPGTPFSITKRSDGVNEVHVERPFCEDAVLARIVGGLARKGVDAEKFVREKAKLYEKA from the exons ATGAGACCAGCTTTCTTCCTTGCGGCCCTGGCCTCCCTGGCTAGTACTCATGCTAATCCTGAGGCCGACTTGGCTGGCTCGATCTGGGATGATTTCAAAGGAGCAGTCACCTGTGCTGGCTGTGAG GGCCTGCTCGGGGCACTCAAACTAGTAGCCGGTCTGGGTCAAAGTGCATTGGAACATGTTGTGACCGACGCGTGTAAGTTGGCAGGG atcgaggatgacgatgtctGTGAGGGCgcaatcaaagaagaaggcgcgGCCGTGTATTACGCCCTGAAGAATCTGAAGGTCGGCTCGCATACATCCAAAACCTTCTGCTCAAGTATTGCCGGCCTGTGCGATTACCCTGACGTTCGGCCATACAACCTCACATTCCCCGTAGCCAAGTCCTCGGTCACTCGTCCACCCCCGAGTGGCCAGTCTCCGATCCGTGTCGCACACATTAGTGACACGCACGTTGATTTGCAGTACACCCCCGGAGCCAATGCACAATGCACCAAGCCTATTTGCTGTCGTAGTTTCACCCCGGAAGACGCCCCCGGTAACGCCTCAAGCCCCTGCGGGCTCTGGGGTGACCATCACTGTGATCCTCCACTTCGTCTCGAGGACTCCATGATGGACGCTATCGCGGCCCTCAATCCAACGTTCTCCATCTATACGGGTGACGTTCCCCCACACGACATCTGGCTTGTGAACCAGAGCTCAGTCCTGCAGAGCTTCAACTCCACCTACTCCAACCTGGGGAAACTGGGCGTCGTCTACGCGGCCTTGGGAAATCACGACGCAGCCCCAGTCAACCTCTTCCCTTCGGACAAAGTCCCGCCCTCTCACAACCCCCAATGGGCCTACGATGCCCTGGCCAGCGACTGGTCCAACCTCGTCGAGGGTTCACCTAGCTCAACTACCAAACACGGTTCCTACTCCATCATCCACCCCAATTCCAACCTCCGCATCATCTCCTACAACAGCGTCTTCTACTACAAATACAACTTCTACGCATTCCAGGAACCAATGGAATACGACCCGGACAACCAACTCCACTGGCTCATCTCCGAGCTGCAAGCCGCCGAGACCGCCGGCCAGCGCGTCTGGATGATCGCTCACATCCCCACCGGCAACACCGACACCCTGCACGACTACTCACACTACCTCGATCAGATCATCAACCGCTACAGCGCCAGCATCGCcgccctcttcttcggccaCACTCACACTGACCTCTTCCAAATTTCGTACACCAACTACACCGCCCGCACCGCCGACTCTGCCACCGCAATCGGCTACGTCACCCCATCCATGACCCCGGACTCGGGCGCCCCAGCCTTCCGCATCTACGACATTGACCCCGTCACCTTCGCTGTGCTCGACTACACTGTCTACACGGCCGACATCAACAGCACCGATTCCCCCAACACCCCACCTAAATGGGTCAAATACTACTCCGCCAAAGAAGCCTACGGCTCCCTTCTGACCCCACCCGTCACCGACCCCAATGTTGAAATGACCCCCTCCTTCTGGCACAAGGTCACAGCCCaaatggagaaggatgacTCCGTCTTCCAGGCGTGGTGGTCGCGCACCACGAGAGGTTACAATGTCACGGAGTGCACGGGGGAGTGTGCAAAGAATAAGATTTGCTCCCTGCGCGGCGGAGACGCACAGTTCAACTGCGAGGGTCCGGGGACGCCGTTTAGTATTACGAAGCGGAGTGATGGTGTAAACGAGGTGCATGTGGAGAGGCCCTTCTGTGAGGATGCAGTGTTGGCGAGGATTGTCGGGGGGTTGGCGCGGAAGGGTGTCGATGCGGAAAAGTTTGTTCGGGAGAAGGCGAAGCTTTATGAGAAGGCTTAA
- a CDS encoding fucose permease (unnamed protein product): MEDRRPEVLVVSIVFFVIASVFVALRFVSRVFIVKKVGLHDYLMLLAWVIDFGFSFSLFYATRKGLGLHDNDIALSDRYSLNRANYAFTVLYNPALMAVKTSILVFYLTLTQGERVFRCANYVTLFVVNAAGLALTLVNVFQCRPVGAAFSYPLAPNAHCTDILTLYLSSSPVNIITDLAILFLPNPILTQMRLPRKQKIILVITFSFGFFVAVVDVIRIAYLQNAATSRQILLREIHLQDASGDDLNWYASLSFMWSVVEVNVSVMCACVPSLKPLVARIVPKMIRDTDDSTTVPDAPTVGPLDIPDIPDIAEPAPLPTVPGPNMRRRSQSANHSKSSPSGSGSSASQREANGPIDMREFLMASDPPQDAEANTTITTTSYLPSITFFDFVNMKKPANMLKLSNKESIAPISLTTILFFLWGFAYGLLDILNAQFQDIVRLDSWRSLGLNAVYFGGYFIGPPLVGRTVLKHWGFKSTFITGLCIYACGTLIFWPSAVLTSYSAFIVSNFIVGFGLAVLETAANPFIALCGPLENSEIRLNISQGVQAVGSVVSPLLAKKVLFKKVTDVSSLVDVQWTYLGIALFDVLLAVAFYYLPIPEASDEDLQELANRRRSDNMTQVAGIPVVWLTLGLGVFSQFFYVAGQEIISQSFTMFVEDVYPSSRLSSFDYLTIAHSIFAVGRFLAAFLQWFLKPRWILLISYIGMIVFSILCMKTTGVAAVAMGLMVYLFESGAFSIIFAISLRGAGQHTKTAATLLTTAISGGACFPFAQYAASLAGGMSFSYSVLVAVFCAGAIFPIYLNLVPAAKKQVDPVPNEHLRRPRRHRPKPNIVQREKENPSIGGVYSRRRSVLSDLLPAVTLSDQSSSQPDLANNGHPRSAAHGGLQHDLAPWPES; encoded by the exons ATGGAAGACCGCAGGCCGGAAGTACTGGTCGTGTCcattgtcttcttcgtcatcgccTCTGTCTTTGTGGCACTGCGCTTCGTCTCACGGGTTTTCATCGTTAAGAAAGTCGGACTACATGACTATTTGATGTTGTTGGCATGG GTCATCGATTTTGGCTTCTCATTCTCCCTATTTTATGCCACGAGAAAAGGCCTGGGCCTCCATGATAACGACATAGCTCTTAGTGACCGGTACAGCCTCAATCGAGCCAATTATGCATTCACTGTGCTATAT AACCCCGCGTTGATGGCCGTCAAAACCtccatcctcgtcttctaCCTCACTCTAACCCAAGGGGAAAGGGTTTTCCGTTGCGCAAACTATGTGACTCTATTCGTCGTGAATGCTGCCGGATTGGCCCTCACACTGGTCAACGTCTTTCAATGTCGTCCCGTTGGAGCGGCCTTTTCCTATCCCCTGGCCCCGAATGCACACTGTACCGATATCCTCACTCTatacctctcctcctctccggTGAACATCATTACCGATCTAgccattctcttcttgcCAAACCCCATCTTAACTCAAATGCGTCTTCCGCGGAAACAGAAGATCATTCTTGTCATCACCTTTAGCTTTGGTTTCTTCGTCGCAGTAGTTGATGTTATCCGCATTGCCTACCTTCAAAATGCAGCTACATCGCGCCAAATCTTGCTCAGAGAGATTCACCTGCAGGATGCAAGCGGCGACGACTTGAATT GGTatgcttctctttcgttcATGTGGTCAGTGGTCGAGGTCAATGTGTCGGTTATGTGTGCCTGTGTGCCAAGTCTCAAGCCTTTAGTAGCGCGAATCGTCCCAAAGATGATTCGGGACACGGACGATAGCACGACTGTGCCAGATGCGCCTACGGTTGGCCCCTTGGATATTCCGGATATCCCAGATATTGCTGAACCCGCACCCCTTCCAACTGTCCCAGGTCCCAACATGCGACGACGTTCGCAGTCTGCTAACCATAGTAAGTCCTCTCCGTCAGGCAGTGGTAGCAGTGCTAGTCAGAGAGAGGCGAACGGTCCAATAGATATGAGGGAGTTCTTGATGGCCAGTGACCCACCTCAAGATGCGGAAGCGAATACAACCATCACCACTACCTCATACCTGCCTAGCATCACCTTCTTCGACTTTGTCAACATGAAGAAACCAGCGAATATGCTGAAGCTCAGTAATAAGGAATCCATTGCGCCGATCTCCCTAACCACgatcttgtttttcttgtggGGGTTCGCTTACGGGTTGCTGGATATTCTCAACGCACAATTTCAGGATATTGTTCGATTAGATTCCTGGCGATCCTTGGGCCTGAACGCTGTTTACTTTGGGGGGTATTTCATAGGTCCACCGCTGGTGGGCCGCACGGTGCTGAAACATTGGGGGTTCAAGTCGACTTTCATCACAGGACTGTGTATTTACGCTTGCGGCACTTTGATATTTTGGCCCTCGGCTGTCCTGACTTCGTACTCTGCCTTTATCGTCTCTAACTTCATTGTCGGCTTTGGATTAGCAGTATTGGAAACCGCAGCCAACCCATTCATAGCGCTGTGTGGGCCCCTAGAGAATTCGGAGATTCGATTGAATATCTCGCAGGGTGTCCAAGCGGTAGGAAGCGTTGTTTCACCGCTTTTAGCGAAAAAGGTCCTTTTCAAAAAAGTGACCgatgtttcttctctggttGACGTTCAATGGACTTATCTTGGCATTGCATTATTTGACGTGCTTCTGGCTGTGGCTTTCTATTACCTACCAATCCCAGAGGCGTCAGATGAAGATCTTCAGGAGCTAGCGAACCGGCGTCGAAGCGACAACATGACCCAGGTCGCCGGAATTCCTGTGGTCTGGTTAACCCTAGGACTGGGGGTGTTTTCACAATTTTTCTACGTCGCCGGACAGGAAATAATTTCGCAAAGTTTCACCATGTTCGTCGAAGATGTCTATCCCAG TTCTCGCCTTAGCTCCTTTGATTATTTGACCATCGCTCATTCTATCTTTGCGGTTGGTCGTTTCCTTGCCGCCTTTCTGCAATGGTTCTTGAAGCCACGATGGATTTTACTTATATCGTACATTGGAATGATAGTTTTCTCCATACTATGCATGAAAACGACGGGAGTTGCGGCGGTTGCCATGGGTCTCATGGTCTACCTTTTTGAAAGTGGTGCATTCAGCATCATATTTGCCATCTCTCTCCGCGGCGCAGGCCAACATACAAAGACCGCTGCAACCCTTCTGACGACGGCGATCAGCGGAGGTGCCTGCTTTCCGTTCGCACAATATGCAGCCAGCCTCGCTGGGGGCATGTCATTCTCATATAGTGTCCTCGTTGCTGTCTTCTGCGCTGGTGCCATCTTTCCCATATACTTGAACCTAGTGCCTGCTGCAAAGAAGCAGGTTGACCCAGTACCAAACGAACACCTCCGCCGCCCACGTCGCCACCGCCCGAAACCCAATATTGTCCAGCGGGAGAAGGAAAACCCTTCTATAGGTGGGGTTTATTCACGACGGCGAAGCGTTCTGTCGGACCTACTACCCGCGGTTACCCTTTCTGACCAATCCTCATCTCAGCCCGACTTGGCTAATAATGGGCATCCTCGTTCAGCAGCGCACGGCGGCCTTCAACATGACTTGGCCCCTTGGCCCGAATCGTAA
- a CDS encoding Zn(II)2Cys6 transcription factor, giving the protein MRATNERIIHFAGWKIGNIAPQIGVPNLLPEGLRWIESRTGTVIPLPNLCHAPWEKPPLSYVSPDLDDVHEVASTPSGLPARTVLKRYLDVYTSSAIHTIFPVINSSLFSQTIRAAYMLPGHNKKTHCPSSRACIFAFLALVSSLDHLATRCTAPKPPPIPRDEYVMKAQALLSALLQEPLNLDALQTALLLSILGILTGELQTATNYNSIASRFIIALGAHTMRDPCAVPEPAVGGSRDKETRKHLRGLFWLCYALDKDFSLRTGQSHCLRDEDCDLQLPPGYTEKLHSGMRYSSMGNARGLLFPIDLRLSMIKSQIYTALYSHRGLQKNDAEVIRSIRELDEELELWRMSMPSNLRPKLSFAKENSEDQRVDTMYLVLTHLNYYFCVNIIHLAGSRCEAWRLSSTPAGMMDGLRLSLTLSVEASRSLLLFLNYSESLVSVGSFWTLLFYPMSAMLTIFCNLLENPRAESAASDTQLLAVAEHTTERVFLRQISRADKAAHLQAITGFIFSLRDLAQQAVHQATKESGPS; this is encoded by the exons ATGCGTGCTACAAACGAAAG GATCATTCACTTTGCCGGTTGGAAGATTGGAAATATTGCTCCTCAGATAGGGGTACCGAATCTCCTCCCTGAGGGTCTTCGCTGGATTGAATCAAGGACCGGAACCGTTATCCCTCTTCCAAATCTTTGTCATGCTCCATGGGAGAAGCCACCCCTATCCTATGTATCCCCTGACTTAGATGACGTCCATGAGGTCGCGTCAACACCTTCTGGGCTTCCCGCACGGACAGTACTGAAGCGGTACCTGGACGTATATACATCATCGGCCATTCACACAATCTTTCCTGTCATCAATTCATCACTCTTCTCCCAGACGATACGTGCAGCCTATATGCTGCCTGGACACAATAAGAAAACCCATTGCCCTAGTTCAAGAGCATGCATATTCGCTTTCCTGGCATTGGTTTCTAGTTTAGATCATCTTGCCACTCGTTGTACAGCCCCCAAACCACCTCCTATTCCTCGAGACGAGTATGTCATGAAGGCCCAGGCCCTTTTGTCAGCTTTACTTCAAGAACCACTCAACTTGGATGCATTACAAACGGCTCTTCTACTG TCAATACTAGGGATACTCACCGGTGAATTGCAAACAGCAACAAATTATAATTCGATCGCATCACGTTTCATTATTGCTTTGGGAGCTCACACAATGAGAGATCCATGCGCGGTGCCGGAACCTGCCGTCGGCGGCTCCAGAGACAAGGAGACTAGGAAACACCTTCGCGGCCTTTTCTGGCTCTGCTACGCCCTTGACAAGGATTTTTCGTTGCGTACTGGGCAGAGCCACTGCCTCAGGGATGAAGACTGCGATCTCCAACTACCACCCGGTTATACTGAGAAACTGCACTCCGGGATGAGATATTCCTCGATGGGAAATGCGCGCGGCCTTCTGTTTCCCATCGATCTACGGCTCAGCATGATCAAGTCTCAAATTTACACCGCTCTCTACTCCCATCGTGGACTACAGAAAAACGACGCTGAAGTCATCCGATCAATTCGGGAGCTAGACGAAGAGTTAGAACTCTGGAGAATGTCAATGCCCTCAAATCTGAGACCCAAACTATCATTCGCAAAAGAGAACTCCGAAGACCAGCGAGTGGACACCATGTATCTTGTGCTGACGCATTTAAACTACTACTTCTGCGTTAATATAATTCACCTCGCCGGAAGTCGATGCGAAGCGTGGCGTTTGTCTTCCACGCCGGCAGGAATGATGGACGGACTTCGCTTGAGTCTGACTCTCTCCGTGGAAGCTAGTCGGTCCCTTTTACTATTTTTGAATTACTCTGAGTCCCTTGTGAGCGTAGGGAGCTTTTG GACTCTCCTTTTCTATCCCATGTCAGCGATGCTCACGATTTTCTGCAACTTGCTGGAAAATCCACGTGCCGAGAGCGCAGCAAGTGATACGCAACTCCTGGCAGTAGCAGAGCACACGACTGAACGGGTCTTCCTGAGACAAATTTCTCGAGCTGACAAAGCCGCCCATTTGCAAGCTATCACCGGATTTATCTTTAGTCTTCGAGATCTTGCCCAGCAGGCGGTTCACCAAGCAACCAAAGAATCTGGTCCATCCTAA
- a CDS encoding putative nitrosoguanidine resistance protein SNG1 has translation MQLPKPFLGALGRAFITLQLLFLANMCYLYGTAYHDSLRYSTMKLLFVDYDQDVIGQSVMTAYDQMKGPSFPTVQRHPITEYPTEQDVRNAVCKGYYWGAIYSKANASARLATALSSPEAARVYNNSQALTYIWNGAKYSAYAQSVYSMLVQLVQGTGGVYDQMNGTTILSTANISDPYIAKTVLDPISSSSIDLQPMAQGVRFYYNTVSMVMPILQQFFFLMALNGISAQFKIFSSLSLKQNMVLRLIISICYTFIASLCMSGYIWAFREDWNATSDQFGLTWMAIWLVMHLNFLIIDAATAFIPMQFMSFFMLTWIILNVSSSIGPFELSPGFYRLGYVFPAHELYEILLQIWTDGCNPHLYRALPILWSEWIVALGLSLLGMRKRTKPVTPVQVTSQAVKEDMA, from the coding sequence ATGCAGCTGCCAAAACCATTTCTCGGTGCGCTTGGGAGGGCGTTTATTACTCTCCAGCTGCTGTTTCTCGCGAACATGTGCTATCTGTATGGTACCGCCTATCATGACTCCCTTCGATACAGCACTATGAAGCTTTTGTTTGTGGATTACGATCAGGACGTGATTGGCCAGTCCGTCATGACAGCGTACGACCAAATGAAAGGCCCGTCATTTCCAACCGTCCAGCGACATCCCATAACCGAATACCCCACGGAGCAGGATGTGCGAAATGCCGTTTGCAAAGGTTATTACTGGGGTGCCATATATTCCAAAGCAAATGCTTCCGCCCGCCTAGCCACGGCACTTTCTTCCCCAGAAGCTGCTAGGGTGTACAATAACTCCCAAGCATTGACTTATATCTGGAATGGGGCCAAATACTCCGCCTATGCCCAAAGCGTGTATTCGATGCTGGTTCAGCTCGTCCAGGGTACAGGCGGTGTTTATGATCAAATGAATGGGACTACGATTTTATCAACCGCCAATATTTCCGACCCATACATCGCCAAAACTGTGCTTGACCCTATCTCAAGCTCTTCAATTGATCTCCAGCCTATGGCTCAAGGAGTCCGTTTTTACTATAACACTGTCTCCATGGTCATGCCCATTCTGCAacaattcttttttctcatGGCGCTCAACGGTATCTCTGCGCAGTTTAAGATCTTCTCCAGCCTCTCGCTAAAACAGAATATGGTTCTCCGGCTGATTATCTCCATTTGTTATACATTCATCGCCTCCCTCTGTATGAGTGGCTACATCTGGGCATTCCGGGAAGATTGGAACGCCACGTCCGATCAATTTGGATTGACATGGATGGCAATCTGGCTAGTCATGCACCTAAACTTCCTGATCATCGACGCCGCCACAGCATTCATTCCGATGCAGTTCATGTCCTTCTTCATGTTAACCTGGATCATCCTCAATGTCTCAAGTAGTATCGGCCCTTTTGAACTCTCCCCCGGGTTCTACCGGTTGGGCTATGTTTTCCCTGCCCACGAGCTCTATGAGATCCTACTTCAGATTTGGACCGATGGTTGTAACCCGCACTTGTACCGAGCCCTACCCATTCTATGGTCTGAGTGGATTGTTGCTCTGGGCCTTTCTTTACTTGGGATGAGAAAGCGCACTAAGCCAGTGACGCCTGTGCAGGTGACGAGTCAAGCTGTGAAGGAGGATATGGCCTGA
- a CDS encoding putative Glutamate/Leucine/Phenylalanine/Valine dehydrogenase (NADP-specific glutamate dehydrogenase), with translation MSNLPIEPEFEQAYKELASTLENSTLFQKNPEYRKALAVVSVPERVIQFRVVWEDDNHQVQVNRGFRVQFNSALGPYKGGLRFHPSVNLSILKFLGFEQIFKNALTGLNMGGGKGGSDFDPKGKSDNEIRRFCVAFMTELCKHIGADTDVPAGDIGVTGREVGFLFGQYRKIRNQWEGVLTGKGGSWGGSLIRPEATGYGVVYYVEHMIKHATDGKESFAGKRVAISGSGNVAQYAALKVIELGGSVVSLSDSKGALIVNGEGSFTPEEINTIAQIKVDRKQISEIASTEAFASKFKYIPGARPWTHVGKVDIALPSATQNEVSGEEAQALIDAGCKFIAEGSNMGSTQDAIDIFEAHREANKGASAIWYAPGKAANAGGVAVSGLEMAQNSARINWTSEEVDARLKGIMEDCFKNGLETAIEYATPAEGVLPSLVTGSNIAGFTKVAAAMKDQGDWW, from the exons ATGTCCAACCTTCCCATTGAGCCCGAGTTCGAGCAGGCCTACAAGG AGCTCGCCTCTACCCTTGAGAACTCCACTCTCTTCCAGAAGAACCCTGAGTACCGCAAGGCTCTCGCCGTTGTCTCCGTCCCCGAGCGTGTCATCCAGTTCCGTGTCGTCTGGGAGGATGACAACCACCAGGTTCAGGTGAACCGTGGTTTCCGTGTTCAGTTCAACTCCGCTCTCGGTCCCTACAAGGGTGGTCTTCGTTTCCACCCCTCCGTCAACCTTTCTATCCTCAAGTTCTTGGGTTTCGAGCAGATCTTCAAGAATGCTCTCACCGGTCTGAACATGGGTGGTGGTAAGGGTGGTTCTGACTTCGACCCCAAGGGCAAGTCCGACAACGAAATCCGCCGCTTCTGTGTTGCTTTCATGACCGAGCTCTGCAAGCACATCGGTGCCGACACTGATGTTCCTGCTGGTGATATCGGTGTCACCGGCCGTGAGGTCGGTTTCCTTTTCGGCCAGTACCGCAAGATCCGCAACCAGTGGGAGGGTGTCCTCACCGGTAAGGGTGGCAGCTGGGGTGGTTCTCTGATCCGTCCCGAGGCCACTGGCTACGGTGTTGTCTACTACGTGGAGCACATGATCAAGCACGCTACCGACGGCAAGGAGTCCTTCGCCGGCAAGCGCGTCGCCATCTCTGGTTCCGGTAACGTCGCCCAGTACGCCGCTCTCAAGGTCATCGAGCTTGGCGGTTCCGTCGTCTCCCTCTCCGACAGCAAGGGCGCCCTGATCGTCAACGGTGAGGGTAGCTTCACCCCCGAGGAGATCAACACCATCGCCCAGATCAAGGTCGACCGCAAGCAGATCTCCGAGATTGCCAGCACTGAGGCTTTCGCTTCCAAGTTCAAGTACATCCCCGGTGCCCGTCCCTGGACCCACGTCGGCAAGGTCGACATCGCTCTCCCCTCTGCTACCCAGAACGAAGTTTCCGGCGAGGAAGCCCAGGCCCTCATCGACGCTGGCTGCAAGTTCATCGCCGAAGGTTCCAACATGGGTTCCACTCAGGACGCCATCGACATCTTCGAGGCCCACCGTGAGGCCAACAAGGGTGCTTCCGCTATCTGGTACGCCCCCGGTAAGGCCGCCAACGCCGGTGGTGTCGCCGTCTCCGGTCTCGAGATGGCCCAGAACTCTGCTCGCATCAACTGGACCTCCGAGGAGGTCGATGCTCGCCTCAAGGGTATCATGGAGGACTGCTTCAAGAACGGTCTCGAGACTGCTATCGAGTACGCTACTCCTGCTGAGGGCGTCCTTCCTTCGCTTGTCACCGGTAGCAACATTGCTGGTTTCACCAAGGTTGCTGCTGCCATGAAGGACCAGGGTGACTGGTGGTAA
- a CDS encoding dehydrogenase with different specificitie (short-chain dehydrogenase/reductase, putative), giving the protein MSSTQSRYAKAHESLGGPGDARPTALQIVQDENRVNDLTDKVIMITGCSSGLGIETAKALFHTGATLYLTARDLGKAKTALGDLVDSPRVHLLHLDLNSLASVRACAEEFKSKESTLNILIEDAGVMACPEGRTADGFETQFGTNHLAHFLLFYLLKPQFLSSSTFSFQSRLVVVASSAHRVSSVHFDNITLEGEYEPWKAYGQSKTANIWTANEIERRYGSQGLHAFSLHPGAIATELLRHVSDEQKSVWDADDWLKKYWKSPEQGAATSVWGAVARDLEGTGGKYLDNCQIASPADPTKRHGPGYATWAYNPDGEAKLWAKTLELLELKDE; this is encoded by the coding sequence ATGTCCTCTACACAATCAAGATATGCCAAAGCCCACGAGTCCCTCGGAGGACCCGGCGATGCACGACCAACCGCATTACAAATCGTCCAGGATGAAAACCGAGTCAACGATCTCACCGACAAGGTGATCATGATCACAGGTTGTTCCTCCGGACTTGGTATCGAGACCGCCAAGGCCCTCTTCCACACGGGAGCAACGCTATACCTGACGGCCCGGGATCTAGGAAAGGCCAAGACCGCATTGGGCGACCTCGTCGATAGTCCGCGAgtccatcttctccacttGGATTTGAATTCCTTGGCATCCGTCCGCGCATGTGCAGAAGAGTTCAAATCTAAAGAGAGTACTTTGAACATCCTGATTGAAGATGCCGGCGTGATGGCATGTCCTGAAGGCCGAACAGCCGATGGGTTCGAAACGCAGTTTGGCACAAATCATTTGGCCCATTTCCTGCTCTTCTACCTGCTCAAGCCACAGTTTCTCTCTTCGTCAACCTTTAGTTTCCAGTCCCGATTGGTCGTGGTAGCTTCCAGCGCTCATCGGGTTTCGTCGGTTCATTTCGATAACATCACCTTAGAAGGCGAATATGAACCGTGGAAAGCTTATGGTCAAAGCAAAACAGCAAATATCTGGACGGCTAATGAGATCGAGAGGCGCTATGGCTCACAGGGCCTTCATGCATTTAGTCTGCACCCTGGTGCGATCGCTACCGAGCTCCTTCGTCATGTCTCGGATGAACAGAAATCGGTATGGGACGCCGATGACTGGCTCAAGAAGTACTGGAAGAGTCCGGAACAGGGAGCCGCGACAAGCGTCTGGGGTGCCGTGGCGAGGGATCTAGAAGGCACCGGAGGCAAATATCTGGATAACTGTCAAATCGCATCACCTGCTGACCCGACTAAACGACATGGGCCAGGATATGCTACGTGGGCGTACAACCCGGATGGTGAAGCAAAACTTTGGGCGAAAACCTTGGAATTACTTGAGTTAAAGGACGAGTAG
- a CDS encoding hydrolase of the alpha/beta superfamily (X-Pro dipeptidyl-peptidase protein): MSSPTQVLFPSFHLKICGDLYAPADGSPDRKGAAVVVSHPMTGVKEQTSTDYAKALAKAGFYALTFDAGYQGESTGEPRGLEDPHQRVEDIKAAVSYLTTLKDQVDASRIGVLGICASGGYASYAAQSDARIRALATVSAACVGRMTRNGGVHEHNKENAQAITGALQFAGHWRTNVASGAPSEAPAMFNAADVPDDADPFFKDAAAYYGTDRGKHERSTQKVPPVSYDLMIPYDSFNFQHLIAPRPLLMIAGSEAQTLHYSKTAVEAAKEPKELFVVKGKNHFDLYDDLNESGPKLVDFFGKNLQ, translated from the coding sequence ATGTCTTCCCCCACGCAGGTCCTCTTCCCATCCTTTCACCTGAAAATTTGCGGTGACCTCTACGCACCAGCAGATGGCTCTCCAGACCGTAAAGGCGCTGCCGTGGTGGTCAGCCACCCGATGACCGGTGTGAAAGAGCAAACCTCGACCGACTACGCCAAAGCCCTGGCTAAGGCCGGCTTCTACGCCCTCACCTTCGACGCCGGCTACCAGGGCGAAAGCACCGGTGAGCCCCGCGGCCTCGAAGACCCCCACCAGCGCGTCGAAGACATCAAGGCAGCCGTCAGCTACCTGACAACACTGAAGGATCAGGTGGACGCATCGCGGATCGGAGTACTGGGAATTTGCGCTTCGGGCGGCTACGCATCCTACGCTGCTCAGTCGGACGCTCGCATCCGTGCTCTGGCCACCGTCAGTGCTGCCTGCGTCGGTCGCATGACACGCAACGGAGGCGTGCATGAACACAACAAGGAGAATGCCCAAGCTATCACCGGTGCCCTTCAGTTTGCCGGTCACTGGCGGACCAACGTCGCCAGCGGTGCTCCCAGCGAGGCTCCCGCCATGTTCAATGCGGCGGATGTGCCGGACGATGCGGATCCATTCTTCAAGGACGCTGCTGCGTACTATGGAACGGACAGGGGAAAGCATGAGCGCTCGACTCAGAAGGTGCCCCCCGTTAGCTACGATCTTATGATTCCCTATGACTCGTTCAACTTCCAGCACCTCATCGCGCCTAGACCGCTATTGATGATCGCCGGTAGTGAGGCGCAGACGCTTCACTACAGTAAGACGGCAGTGGAAGCTGCGAAGGAGCCTAAGGAGTTGTTCGTTGTGAAGGGCAAGAACCATTTCGACCTTTATGATGATTTGAACGAGTCTGGTCCCAAGctggttgatttctttggAAAGAACCTTCAATAA